Proteins from a single region of Peromyscus eremicus chromosome 9, PerEre_H2_v1, whole genome shotgun sequence:
- the Gmfb gene encoding glia maturation factor beta isoform X1: MSESLVVCDVAEDLVEKLRKFRFRKETHNAAIIMKIDKDKRLVVLDEELEGISPDELKDELPERQPRTFIVYSYKYQHDDGRVSYPLCFIFSSPVGCKPEQQMMYAGSKNKLVQTAELTKVFEIRNTEDLTEEWLREKLGFFH; this comes from the exons AGTGAGTCTTTGGTGGTTTGTGATGTTGCTGAAGATTTAGTGGAAAAGCTGAGAAAGTTTCGTTTTCGAAAAGAAACCCACAATGCTGCCATTATAA TGAAGATTGACAAGGACAAACGCCTGGTGGTACTGGATGAGGAACTTGAG GGCATCTCCCCAGATGAACTTAAAGATGAACTCCCTGAGCGGCAACCTCG AACCTTCATTGTGTATAGTTATAAATACCAACATGATGATGGAAGAGTTTCCTACCCTCTGTGTTTTATCTTCTCCAGTCCTGTTG GGTGCAAGCCTGAGCAGCAGATGATGTATGCTGGGAGTAAGAACAAGCTAGTCCAGACAGCTGAGCTAACCAAG GTATTTGAAATAAGAAACACTGAAGACCTAACTGAAGAATGGCTACGTGAGAAACTTGGATTTTTCCACTAA
- the Gmfb gene encoding glia maturation factor beta isoform X2, which produces MSESLVVCDVAEDLVEKLRKFRFRKETHNAAIIMKIDKDKRLVVLDEELEGISPDELKDELPERQPRFIVYSYKYQHDDGRVSYPLCFIFSSPVGCKPEQQMMYAGSKNKLVQTAELTKVFEIRNTEDLTEEWLREKLGFFH; this is translated from the exons AGTGAGTCTTTGGTGGTTTGTGATGTTGCTGAAGATTTAGTGGAAAAGCTGAGAAAGTTTCGTTTTCGAAAAGAAACCCACAATGCTGCCATTATAA TGAAGATTGACAAGGACAAACGCCTGGTGGTACTGGATGAGGAACTTGAG GGCATCTCCCCAGATGAACTTAAAGATGAACTCCCTGAGCGGCAACCTCG CTTCATTGTGTATAGTTATAAATACCAACATGATGATGGAAGAGTTTCCTACCCTCTGTGTTTTATCTTCTCCAGTCCTGTTG GGTGCAAGCCTGAGCAGCAGATGATGTATGCTGGGAGTAAGAACAAGCTAGTCCAGACAGCTGAGCTAACCAAG GTATTTGAAATAAGAAACACTGAAGACCTAACTGAAGAATGGCTACGTGAGAAACTTGGATTTTTCCACTAA
- the Cnih1 gene encoding protein cornichon homolog 1, which yields MAFTFAAFCYMLALLLTAALIFFAIWHIIAFDELKTDYKNPIDQCNTLNPLVLPEYLIHAFFCVMFLCAAEWLTLGLNMPLLAYHIWRYMSRPVMSGPGLYDPTTIMNADILAYCQKEGWCKLAFYLLAFFYYLYGMIYVLVSS from the exons ATGGCGTTCACTTTCGCGGCCTTCTGCTATATGCTGGCGCTGCTGCTCACCGCCGCGCTCATCTTCTTCGCCATCTGGCAC atcATAGCATTTGATGAGCTGAAGACTGATTACAAGAATCCTATAGACCAATGTAATACCCTGAATCCT CTTGTCCTTCCAGAGTACCTCATCCACGCTTTCTTCTGTGTCATGTTTCTTTGTGCAGCAGAGTGGCTCACACTGGGTCTCAATATGCCCCTTTTGGCATATCATATTTGGAG GTATATGAGTAGACCAGTGATGAGCGGCCCTGGACTCTACGACCCGACAACCATCATGAACGCAGACATTCTGGCCTACTGTCAGAAGGAAGGATGGTGCAAACTAGCTTTTTACCTTCTAGCCTTTTTTTACTACCTATATGG cATGATCTATGTTTTGGTGAGCTCATAG